A single region of the Lacipirellulaceae bacterium genome encodes:
- a CDS encoding CRTAC1 family protein yields MADYDDDGDLDIMFQGFSDTQKLYRNNLVENGSLSFTDISSSLPEGLERSWSAAWADYNRDGIVDVFIGQSNLASTASGDVLQGDGLGGFTNASSSVGLDDPGFHQNVAWADIDNDRDLDLILAMEGPEKHEIYLQASNGTFAPAGATVGFQEDFGTKAYGMAIGDTDGDGDLDIYISTCRFGGNIRNNFYENQLAQTGSLSFVDIADTNGTQYLDNSYGSEFHDFDNDGDLDLFMVGADGQDSKIFRNDGGNQFTDVDTITGNALLIDNAGDLNGGKAIDYDNDGDLDLFFHDHRSAVDSNVARKLYRNDGNWVFTDVTDAVGLNETNQGAYDSTWADLDLDGDQDLIAPTSSSSTERIYLSDASTNGNHWLYVHLSGPADNTTGVGAIAFATLNQGTLDEVTLRREANTNAGTFNQSDVPIHFGLGDNSIVDELRIVWPDGTEQIILGVAANQLLDVTTPGDFDGSFVVDGTDLLQWKADFGISAESDSNLDGQSDGHDFLAWQRQFGNGETTPSTARAVPEPKSQLIVSALAVIASLFSRTNRSRGLDSR; encoded by the coding sequence ATGGCTGACTATGACGATGACGGTGATCTAGACATTATGTTTCAGGGCTTCTCGGATACGCAGAAACTCTACCGAAATAATCTTGTCGAGAATGGCTCGCTCTCATTTACCGATATTTCTTCATCGCTGCCGGAAGGTTTAGAGCGTTCATGGAGTGCTGCTTGGGCTGACTACAACAGGGATGGAATAGTCGATGTTTTCATCGGTCAATCGAACCTAGCCTCGACTGCCAGTGGTGATGTCCTGCAAGGCGATGGATTGGGTGGATTCACGAATGCAAGTTCCTCAGTAGGATTAGACGATCCTGGCTTTCATCAAAATGTTGCGTGGGCGGATATTGATAACGATCGCGACCTGGATCTCATCCTGGCAATGGAGGGACCTGAGAAGCACGAAATCTATCTTCAGGCTTCCAATGGCACTTTTGCGCCAGCGGGTGCGACCGTCGGTTTTCAAGAAGACTTTGGGACGAAAGCTTACGGCATGGCCATAGGCGATACCGATGGGGACGGTGATCTCGACATCTATATCTCCACGTGCCGCTTCGGTGGCAACATACGCAATAACTTTTATGAGAATCAGCTAGCCCAGACAGGGTCGCTCAGTTTTGTCGATATCGCGGACACCAATGGGACGCAATACCTCGATAACAGCTACGGCTCTGAGTTCCACGACTTCGATAACGACGGTGATCTCGACCTCTTCATGGTCGGAGCGGATGGCCAGGATAGCAAAATATTTCGTAACGATGGCGGAAATCAATTCACCGACGTCGACACCATTACCGGCAACGCCTTGCTGATCGACAACGCGGGTGATCTCAACGGTGGCAAGGCCATTGACTATGACAACGATGGTGATCTCGATCTCTTTTTTCACGATCACCGTTCAGCTGTGGATAGCAACGTAGCGAGGAAGCTCTATCGTAATGATGGCAACTGGGTCTTTACCGACGTAACGGACGCGGTCGGCTTGAATGAGACGAATCAAGGAGCCTATGACAGCACGTGGGCCGACCTCGACCTCGACGGTGACCAAGACCTCATTGCCCCAACATCATCCTCAAGCACGGAGCGCATTTACCTAAGCGACGCTTCTACGAATGGTAATCATTGGCTTTACGTCCACCTTTCCGGTCCAGCGGACAATACGACAGGCGTCGGTGCCATAGCCTTTGCAACGCTCAACCAAGGCACCTTAGATGAAGTGACTTTACGTCGCGAGGCGAACACGAACGCGGGGACCTTCAACCAGAGCGATGTTCCGATTCACTTCGGTCTGGGCGACAATTCAATCGTCGACGAGCTGAGAATCGTGTGGCCTGATGGCACGGAGCAGATAATCTTGGGGGTTGCCGCGAATCAGCTTCTTGACGTTACGACACCAGGAGACTTCGATGGTAGTTTTGTTGTTGACGGGACCGACCTTCTCCAATGGAAGGCAGATTTCGGAATTAGTGCCGAAAGCGATTCTAACTTAGACGGTCAAAGCGATGGGCACGACTTCCTCGCATGGCAACGACAATTCGGCAATGGCGAAACGACACCGTCGACCGCTCGTGCCGTTCCTGAGCCTAAAAGCCAACTGATTGTCTCGGCTTTGGCAGTAATAGCCAGCTTGTTTTCTCGAACTAATAGAAGTCGAGGATTAGATTCACGCTGA
- a CDS encoding ankyrin repeat domain-containing protein, translated as MPTNSLELKHAAFAGELDVVRALIESGANPNSVDEYGSGTLLNFHPEVTAFLLASGATPDTQTNEFGASVLAGLCYVNQTECVRLLLEHGADVNLGRVETAETPLHHALSNDAGAELIGLLIQHGADVNAKTKPGLYSYNFNGNTPTRGETPLHRAAAYASLEIVKLLLEAGADRTAVDVNGNTPHEWAGWHRRAAELVNLLAP; from the coding sequence ATGCCCACCAACTCGCTCGAACTCAAACACGCCGCCTTCGCAGGCGAGCTCGACGTCGTGCGGGCGCTCATTGAGTCGGGGGCGAATCCTAATTCGGTGGACGAGTACGGCTCGGGGACGTTGTTGAACTTTCATCCGGAGGTCACCGCTTTTCTGCTGGCCAGTGGAGCGACACCGGATACGCAGACGAATGAGTTTGGGGCTTCGGTGTTGGCGGGGCTCTGTTATGTGAACCAGACGGAGTGCGTCAGGCTGTTGCTGGAACATGGGGCGGACGTGAATCTTGGTCGTGTGGAGACGGCAGAAACGCCGTTGCATCATGCACTTTCTAATGATGCGGGTGCCGAGTTGATCGGGCTGTTGATTCAGCACGGGGCCGACGTCAATGCGAAGACCAAGCCGGGGCTTTACAGCTACAACTTCAACGGCAACACGCCCACGCGGGGTGAAACGCCGCTGCACCGGGCGGCGGCTTATGCTTCGCTGGAAATCGTCAAGCTGCTGCTCGAAGCGGGGGCCGACCGGACGGCTGTCGATGTAAATGGGAACACGCCGCACGAATGGGCGGGGTGGCATCGGCGGGCGGCGGAGTTGGTGAATCTGCTGGCGCCTTAG